The Candidatus Eremiobacteraceae bacterium genomic sequence GCAAGTCTGCCTGGCGGCAACCTCGGCCCCTATAAGATCCCTGGGTTCAGCACGCGCATGCTCGAGATGATCGGCGTGAGGGAAGCGGATCTGCTGGAGGCGGTACGGCGCGCCAATTCCGACGAGGACGTCGCGAAGTGGCTGCGCGAGCACGCCGACACCGGCAAGTACAAGCAGGTCAACGAGCATTTCGAGAACCTGACCACCGCCGGCGTCAAGGATCCGGATGATTTTCACCGGCGTTACCCTGTGGCCAAAAAGCGCGAGCTGACGAATCTGTTCGAC encodes the following:
- a CDS encoding DUF5069 domain-containing protein; translated protein: MEPLDLTKHPPRSPRERLDGVVLVPRTIDKLRASLPGGNLGPYKIPGFSTRMLEMIGVREADLLEAVRRANSDEDVAKWLREHADTGKYKQVNEHFENLTTAGVKDPDDFHRRYPVAKKRELTNLFDVLEADDKAMWESEFL